Proteins from one Fibrobacter succinogenes genomic window:
- a CDS encoding LptF/LptG family permease — MKFSRYLIWNFLKMFLIVVCGAILIFVVIDFVGNIKTWLARDMKAVADYYLSYLPYILYLITPVALFIAVLASVGNMARHLEMSAMQSSGQSPFKTLLPIFFLGILMSIGSYEMSEHWLPDANHKRFEIMETNAQKRKNPRIKEKQDFTFIDSEKNSWFFKHYSGKNKIGRDVVLLVRDRGRLVERYDVRAIRWIEKDSVTKAGFWRFENGFHRVFNKDGSVEVSQVRMESMKGKVNTHPNDLINERQLADEMDSKMVKERINVLRRSGEDTRAMETALQFKYSAHWMNLIVLLIGAALCHRYSRSGGLSQKFGVGLLLVFSYYILERIGLKMGENGALSPFWAAWNSHFIYAGLAFVMLYRSFRL; from the coding sequence ATGAAGTTCTCTCGATACCTTATCTGGAATTTCTTGAAGATGTTCCTCATCGTGGTGTGCGGGGCCATTCTCATCTTTGTTGTGATTGACTTTGTTGGTAATATCAAGACTTGGCTTGCCCGTGACATGAAGGCTGTAGCCGATTATTACTTGAGTTATCTCCCGTATATTTTGTATTTGATTACTCCGGTTGCTTTGTTTATTGCGGTTCTCGCTTCGGTGGGCAATATGGCGCGTCACCTTGAAATGAGTGCGATGCAGAGCTCTGGGCAAAGTCCGTTCAAGACGCTTCTGCCGATATTCTTCTTGGGCATTCTCATGTCGATTGGTTCGTACGAAATGAGCGAACACTGGCTCCCGGATGCAAACCACAAGCGTTTTGAAATTATGGAAACCAATGCGCAAAAACGTAAGAATCCGCGCATCAAGGAAAAACAAGACTTTACGTTTATCGATAGCGAAAAGAACAGCTGGTTCTTTAAGCATTACTCCGGTAAGAACAAAATAGGCCGAGATGTTGTTCTGCTTGTACGCGATCGTGGGCGCTTGGTCGAACGTTACGATGTTCGTGCAATCCGCTGGATCGAAAAAGATTCGGTGACTAAGGCGGGGTTCTGGCGCTTTGAAAACGGCTTCCATCGCGTGTTCAACAAAGATGGTTCTGTCGAAGTTTCGCAAGTTCGCATGGAAAGCATGAAGGGTAAAGTCAATACGCACCCCAATGACCTCATCAACGAAAGGCAACTCGCTGACGAAATGGATTCCAAAATGGTCAAGGAGCGCATCAACGTGCTGCGCCGTTCGGGCGAAGATACCCGTGCCATGGAGACTGCGCTCCAGTTCAAATATTCTGCGCATTGGATGAACTTGATTGTGCTTTTGATCGGGGCGGCGCTTTGCCACCGTTATAGCCGTTCTGGGGGCCTTTCCCAAAAATTCGGTGTTGGTCTGTTGCTCGTTTTTAGCTATTATATTCTAGAGAGAATAGGCCTTAAAATGGGTGAAAATGGGGCTTTGTCGCCGTTCTGGGCGGCGTGGAACAGTCACTTTATTTATGCCGGTCTCGCGTTTGTCATGTTATACCGATCATTCCGCTTGTAG
- the bamD gene encoding outer membrane protein assembly factor BamD, translating into MKKVFKSTLFVPLFLYMATMIGCSSTSSNEKMTHTDWCQKRYEGAEQLFKAQKYGRSVERLEEILSTCAGSGYMEQAQFLLAESHFNLEQWIEARGEYGSFIVNFPGSPFAETAEFRKAVSSFNMDYKIDRDESNTTTAMKDFERYLANHPSTPLRDSVDYYYNLLVDRVAEKEFQTGRLYLRMEKPQAAVIYFKEFLETYPKAKRRQEALFLISDAYTDLDQFETAREFLAIAQNESSEDKEIQKRVKKAEDKIVKAEEAYEKRLKKEAEKKRLQKEEKTLAN; encoded by the coding sequence ATGAAAAAAGTTTTCAAGAGTACCCTGTTCGTTCCTCTTTTCCTTTATATGGCAACCATGATAGGTTGTTCCTCTACTTCGTCGAACGAAAAAATGACCCACACCGACTGGTGCCAAAAGCGCTACGAAGGTGCAGAACAACTTTTCAAAGCCCAGAAATACGGACGCAGCGTCGAAAGGCTCGAAGAAATTCTTTCTACCTGTGCAGGTTCTGGCTACATGGAACAAGCGCAGTTCTTGCTTGCCGAAAGCCATTTCAACCTGGAGCAGTGGATTGAAGCCCGTGGCGAATACGGCAGCTTTATCGTGAACTTCCCCGGCTCTCCATTTGCAGAAACCGCCGAATTCCGCAAGGCAGTCTCTTCGTTCAACATGGATTACAAGATTGACCGTGACGAATCGAACACGACAACCGCCATGAAGGACTTTGAACGCTACCTCGCCAACCACCCGAGCACACCGCTCCGCGACTCGGTGGACTACTACTACAACTTGCTCGTGGACCGCGTCGCCGAAAAGGAATTCCAGACGGGTCGCCTTTACTTGCGCATGGAAAAGCCGCAGGCTGCCGTAATTTACTTCAAGGAATTTTTGGAAACATACCCGAAGGCAAAGCGCCGCCAAGAAGCGCTCTTCTTGATTTCGGATGCCTACACGGACCTCGACCAGTTCGAAACCGCAAGAGAATTCCTCGCCATCGCCCAGAACGAATCTAGCGAAGACAAGGAAATTCAAAAGCGCGTGAAGAAGGCCGAAGATAAGATTGTCAAGGCCGAAGAAGCCTACGAAAAGCGCCTCAAGAAGGAAGCAGAAAAGAAGCGCTTGCAGAAAGAAGAAAAGACTTTGGCTAACTAG
- a CDS encoding diguanylate cyclase: protein MSVSEILFVVAGALLGLAFQGGMFLFLIPFAVVAFSLACMNRPNVPPNTSVLPVIKSNKRSTALTPVVSPDLRNEFTNDVKMDTNEPNSSLRVNQVWARANSDVDKAFADILRCLKVLMPQANTLTIFTSGGSANELRLRTFQSDIPNIIDASAKITENMGILSQLLRPEVSRILEGDLLVGKRLTYYIENRQIRSLVGVPLLDRDERRLGVLLVDSLHPNAFTAAEAQALTFIAHAMYMVSFKSFISAQNYIEQQQFSTLYHYQRKFFQTMSVKDIYKQMFEYVKENMPFDRLTILLLDKPKEGTGRVIYCVGMDSEQFVDKQFTLSDKGIFVLALMRNRPVFRSFNSGYADYVPRLNDSEKRNMELRQLFVMPVSSEPDSKTAELAICLESRYNNRYQEHEKKLLKAFAGVAGFAYARACQFEKGKDLATRDGLTGLMNHRSLQEALRTEKVRADRKKYNIGVLMMDIDHFKRVNDTYGHPIGDVVIKGIANAISGEIRKEIDVVARYGGEEFVVALIDTTPEGMIETAERIRKAVGKLEFNVHLTDPLRVTVSIGAFLVEPEFADMKKAVNNADQALYKAKEGGRNQVVQFEKIETDAV, encoded by the coding sequence ATGTCCGTGTCTGAAATTTTGTTTGTGGTTGCTGGTGCGTTGCTAGGTCTCGCTTTTCAGGGGGGGATGTTTCTGTTCCTTATCCCGTTTGCGGTTGTTGCTTTTTCGCTTGCTTGTATGAACCGCCCGAATGTTCCGCCGAACACATCTGTACTTCCGGTTATCAAGAGCAATAAACGTTCGACAGCGCTTACGCCGGTGGTCTCTCCGGATCTCCGTAATGAGTTTACGAACGACGTCAAAATGGATACGAACGAGCCGAACTCTTCGCTCCGTGTCAATCAGGTATGGGCGCGTGCAAACTCGGATGTCGATAAAGCATTTGCCGATATTTTGCGTTGCCTCAAGGTGCTTATGCCGCAGGCGAATACGCTTACCATCTTTACGAGTGGCGGGAGCGCGAACGAACTTCGCTTGAGAACGTTCCAAAGCGATATTCCTAATATCATTGACGCAAGTGCAAAAATTACAGAAAATATGGGCATCTTGAGCCAGCTCTTGCGCCCAGAAGTTTCACGCATTTTGGAAGGCGATTTGCTTGTCGGAAAGCGCCTCACGTATTACATTGAAAATCGTCAAATTCGGTCTTTGGTGGGTGTCCCGCTGCTTGACCGCGATGAACGCCGCCTTGGTGTTTTGCTTGTGGACTCGCTGCACCCGAATGCATTTACGGCCGCCGAAGCGCAGGCGCTTACGTTCATTGCTCATGCAATGTACATGGTGAGCTTCAAGAGCTTTATCTCGGCACAGAACTACATTGAACAGCAACAGTTCAGTACGCTTTACCATTACCAGCGCAAGTTCTTCCAGACGATGTCTGTGAAGGATATTTACAAACAAATGTTTGAATACGTTAAGGAAAACATGCCGTTTGACCGCTTGACGATTCTTTTGCTCGACAAGCCGAAAGAAGGGACTGGCCGCGTGATTTACTGCGTGGGCATGGATTCCGAACAGTTTGTCGATAAACAATTTACCTTGTCTGATAAGGGAATTTTTGTCCTTGCTCTTATGAGGAACCGCCCGGTATTCCGCTCGTTCAATTCGGGCTATGCCGATTATGTGCCGCGTTTGAATGATTCCGAAAAGCGCAATATGGAACTTCGTCAGTTGTTTGTAATGCCGGTATCGTCGGAACCGGATTCCAAGACTGCTGAACTTGCCATTTGCCTTGAAAGCCGCTACAACAACCGCTATCAGGAACACGAAAAGAAATTGCTCAAGGCATTCGCGGGCGTTGCCGGTTTTGCCTATGCTCGCGCCTGCCAGTTCGAAAAGGGCAAGGACCTCGCTACTCGCGATGGCTTAACGGGGCTCATGAACCACCGCTCTTTGCAGGAAGCTCTCCGCACAGAAAAAGTTCGCGCAGACCGCAAAAAGTATAACATTGGCGTCTTGATGATGGATATTGACCATTTCAAACGTGTAAACGATACGTATGGTCACCCGATCGGCGATGTTGTTATTAAAGGAATTGCCAATGCGATTAGCGGCGAAATCCGTAAAGAAATTGATGTCGTTGCGCGCTATGGCGGTGAAGAATTTGTGGTCGCTCTTATCGATACGACTCCGGAAGGCATGATTGAAACGGCTGAACGTATTCGTAAGGCTGTGGGCAAGCTTGAATTCAACGTGCACTTGACGGATCCGCTCCGCGTGACGGTGAGCATTGGCGCCTTCCTTGTGGAACCGGAATTTGCGGATATGAAGAAGGCTGTTAATAATGCTGACCAAGCGCTTTATAAGGCTAAGGAAGGCGGGCGCAATCAGGTCGTTCAATTTGAAAAAATTGAAACGGATGCGGTGTGA
- a CDS encoding LptF/LptG family permease, with protein MILVRYVLKELIGPFLASLFGITFLFVVDFLVKILDNVLSKGLPTSTVLEIFALNLAWMLSLSIPMAVLVASLMTFGRMSGDQEITAVKAAGISPLSLMRPVLLVALLLSVLMVVFNNWVLPEANHRSVELMNAVSRKKPHVFVDAGRLITQFPGVQLWVNRIDPVSGTLYGIQIFEMEKKGAPRIVYADSATMDYVDNGATLMLRLRSGETHLVDPDDADNYFRIRFFSQDLAMQNVDDRLERRSRSYRSDREMPVEMMWDVVTDARAKYDTAAVQAKSRRLPTLARIREYAVGDSVLPADASGVPMSDSLQFVQGLRKIRVQEAASLRATERAWGRMEGELKRAAQYMVEIHKKFSTAFACFIFVLIGAPLGIMARKGGIGTGILYSLAFFVIYWICLIGGENLADRLIVSPELAMWISNVIIGIIGILLTRAMIRDRFSGNSKVLRFFKIVGKYTGVIYCIRAAGWLFGKLKKRFG; from the coding sequence ATGATTTTAGTCCGCTATGTCTTGAAAGAGCTAATAGGTCCTTTTTTGGCTTCGCTCTTTGGCATTACTTTTTTGTTTGTAGTTGACTTTTTAGTCAAAATCTTGGACAATGTGTTGTCCAAGGGCTTGCCTACATCTACAGTTCTTGAAATTTTTGCGCTCAACTTGGCATGGATGCTTTCGCTTTCGATCCCGATGGCGGTGCTTGTGGCAAGCCTCATGACGTTTGGGCGCATGTCCGGTGACCAAGAAATCACGGCTGTCAAGGCGGCTGGAATTTCGCCCTTGTCTTTGATGCGTCCGGTGCTGCTTGTAGCGCTTTTGCTTTCGGTCTTGATGGTCGTGTTCAACAACTGGGTGCTCCCGGAGGCAAACCACCGCTCGGTGGAACTCATGAACGCCGTATCGCGCAAGAAGCCTCATGTGTTTGTCGATGCCGGGCGACTCATTACGCAGTTCCCGGGTGTGCAACTCTGGGTGAACCGCATCGATCCTGTTTCGGGAACGTTGTACGGGATCCAGATTTTTGAAATGGAAAAGAAGGGCGCTCCGCGTATTGTATATGCCGACAGCGCTACGATGGACTATGTGGATAACGGCGCAACGCTTATGCTCCGCCTCCGCAGTGGCGAGACGCATCTCGTCGATCCTGATGATGCGGACAACTATTTCCGTATCCGTTTCTTCTCGCAGGATTTGGCCATGCAAAACGTGGATGACCGCCTCGAACGCCGTAGCCGCAGTTACCGCAGCGACCGCGAAATGCCAGTCGAGATGATGTGGGACGTGGTGACGGATGCTCGTGCCAAGTACGATACGGCGGCAGTGCAGGCTAAGTCTCGACGTTTGCCTACGCTTGCCCGCATTCGTGAATATGCTGTGGGCGATAGTGTTTTGCCTGCGGATGCCAGTGGTGTTCCGATGAGTGATTCCTTACAGTTCGTGCAGGGGCTCCGCAAAATCCGCGTGCAAGAGGCAGCCTCGCTCCGTGCAACAGAACGCGCTTGGGGCCGCATGGAAGGCGAACTCAAACGCGCTGCGCAGTACATGGTTGAAATTCATAAAAAGTTCAGCACCGCGTTTGCTTGCTTTATTTTCGTGCTGATTGGTGCTCCGCTTGGAATCATGGCGCGCAAGGGCGGCATTGGCACAGGCATTCTCTATAGCCTCGCGTTCTTTGTCATTTATTGGATTTGCCTTATCGGTGGCGAAAACTTGGCCGACCGCTTGATTGTCTCTCCGGAACTTGCCATGTGGATTTCGAACGTCATCATCGGCATAATCGGGATTCTCCTTACGCGAGCGATGATTCGCGACCGCTTCTCGGGCAATTCCAAGGTTTTACGCTTCTTTAAAATCGTTGGCAAGTATACAGGCGTTATCTATTGTATCAGGGCTGCTGGTTGGTTGTTTGGTAAACTCAAGAAGAGGTTCGGATGA